The bacterium nucleotide sequence TAAAAATATTCTATAAGAATTTTCAATAAAGTCAATAAACAATATCCCTATACTACAGCTTTAAGGTAATATGACACGGTGAATTGGGGTCACCTATGAAAAAATGGCGCAGGAAAAATAGGAAAAAATACAATGAACTAATGAGAGATTTGATGAGGCGTAGGCGCCATGCGGCACTGGGTGAAAATTTGCAGCTTTGAAAATTTCGATACAACGTTAATGCTGCGCTGCCTTGACCTTATCCGCCAGGCCCAGCTCCTTATAAATCGCCATTGCCTGCCGGGAAAGCTGCCGGGATTCGCTGGTCTTACCCAAGGCCTGCAATGCGTTGGCATATTCCAGCAGTATATCGGCCTGCATTCGCCGTTTCTTCTGGCTTTGGGCGAGGGTCAAAGCCATGGAAAAGTATTCCGCCGCTTTTTTCATATATCCGTCCCGGTCAGCGCCGGCTTTGGTCTCCACCGCCTTCCACCCATTAACGCGGCCGATGTGAAGAAGGGCGTTCAGTTTAACGTCCATCGCGTGCGTTTCCTCCGCGTATTTCAACGCCCGCAGTGCGGCTTCCAGCGCGTCATCGAGCTTGTTCTCGCGATAGTGAAGGTAGGCAATACTGTTATAAATGCCGCCGATGCCAACTTTGTTGCCGATCGATTCCATATAATCGCGGGATGCTTTCAGGTACTCAAGCGCCTTGCTGAACTGACCGGTTTCGATACATGCGATCGCCAGGCTGTGCGCGGCGAAAGCCTTGCCCCGCCGGTCACCGAGTTCCTCGCTGATGGCCAGGTACGTCGTGAAAAGCTCGCCTGCTTTTTTATAGTCGAACAGACTTTCGTGGACTTCCCCCAGATTGCCTGACGCGATCGCGATCCCCCGCTTGTCACCCAGTTCCTTACTGATGCCGAGGTAACTTTCAAAAGCCTGGATCGCCCGCGCGTACTCGTCGTTGCTGAAGTAGATTATCCCCAGATTGTTCTGGGCAAGCCCTACGCCCGATTTATCTCCGACCTCGTTGCAGATATCAAGGTGTTTTTCAAAGTATTCGATCGCCCTGGCGTACTCACCGCGGTTCTGATAAACGTTGCCCAGGTTAGAATAGGCGATGCCGATGCCGCTCTTGTCGCCAAGTTCGGCGCTCGTCTTCAGTTTCATTTCAAAAGCCTCGATCGCCTCGTTGTACTTGCCCTGGCTCCGATAGACCGTGCCCAGGATGTTGTAGACGCTGGCTTTTCCCCGGCGGTCGCCCAATTCCTCCGCGATCATCAGGGTGTCCTCGCACAGATCGATCGCTTTTTCAAAATCTCCCTTCACGCAGTACACGATCGCCAGATTGTAATACGCATCGGCCAGGGCCCTTTTCAACCGTCCATAGTCCTTGGCGCCCGGCTGGGCGTTGATCATGGAGATCGCTTCCAGCCCCTTTTGTTCCGCTTCCGCGACCCTGCCCTTGACGCGCGTGAGCCAGCATTCAAGGGTTAGGATATGCACTTTCTGAAGGCTTTTTTCATCCGCGCTCAAATTTTTTTCCGCCCGCAGGACCCTGCTCGCTTTTTCCAGGCTCGCGAGCGCCGCATCAACCGTGCCCAGATTCTTATAAACACCGGCGACCGCGATGTGGGACCTGATCTTGAGCACTGACTCGCCGGTCTTGAGGATCCCTACCTGATGATAAGCGTGCAAGGCGCTCTGATAATCACCGATCAACGAATAGACCTCGCCCAATTTTTCATACACCAATGCCCGTTCCTTCGCGCGCGACATATCGAGAGATTTGAGGATATTCTGGTAAAGCGCTATGGCGGCGGCGTTTAAGTACAGTGCTTTTTTGTGATCGGCGGCTTTTCCCATGTATTCGACCGCCCGGGACCGCTCACCGCCTTTTTCAAAATGTTCGGCCAAAGCGTCATAATACTCGGCTAGATTGCCGGCATAAACGTTTTCTATGGCCGTAGCCACAGCGAAGTGTTTTTTCTTCGCTTCTTTTTTAAGCAGGGAATTGTACACGGCATCCCGGATGATACTGTGCCGGAAACCGTACCGTACATCCGCTGCCGGCTGGTCCACGGAACGAGCCAGCGGTACGAGGATCCCCTGGTCGCATACCTGAGACAGGTGACCCGGCAAGGCGTTGCCCAGGTCCATCAGCCGGTCCAGGAGCCGGACCGAGAATTCATCGCCGATAACCGCCGCCGTATCCACCACTGCCCTTACCGGTGGAGCCAGTCTATCGATCTTGGTCATCACCAGTTCATCGAGCGTGCGAGGCACCACGAAATCCTTGCCCGGCTTGAGAACGGCCACGCTGTCTTGGACCGTGATCAACCCGTTCTGCACGAGATTGCTGGCAAGCTCGTGCAGGTAAAAAGGCAGACCACCGGACTTGCCGACCAGTAATGCCAGTAGCTGTTTGTCGATGCATTCGCAATTCATGATGTTCCGCAGCAGGGATACGGCATCACCGGTGTTCAAGGGTTTCAAAGGGATCGCGTTGAAGTACCGGAGTTTCGCCAGGCTGCCGGTCTCGAATTCCGGCCGGTATATCGCGATCACCATGATACGGCAGCGCTCAACCGCCCCGGCCAGGAGTCTCATGAAATCGGCCGTTTCCCGGTCGATCCAGTGGCAATCTTCAAAAATGATCACGACCGGGGACCGAATGGTCCGGGCGTGGAAAAGAGTGATCAGCGCTTCATTGATCATCCTTATCCGGTCTTCCGGCTTCATCGATTCCAGCAGGTTATCCTCATCGCGCGTGAGTTCAAGCGACAGGATATATCGGAAAAGCGAGGCAGCGCGGACCAGGCCGGGATCGCCCTGTCGCTTGATGTATTCCGCGATCTTCTGCGAGGCGGTCGCAGGGGGATCCTCGGCGATCCCCAGCATCTGCTTGAGCATTTCCTTGAGCACGCCATACGGCGACGCTCGCAGATACTCAATGCCCCTGCCCTCGACCAGACAGGTACCGGCTTTAAGCAGCTGGCGCAGTTCATACACTAACTTGGATTTACCGATACCGGCCTCGCCAATCACTGAGATGACCTGACCCTGGCCGGCATACATTTTATTGCAGATGCTCCTGAGTTTCTGCAGCTCAGCCTGGCGGCCGATGAACGGCAGTTCTTTGATCTTGCGCAGGGAGTATTTGCGGACCACGCCGGACGGCACGTAGACCTCGACCGGTTCCTTTTTGCCCTTGACCCTGATCTTGTCCCGGCGCTGATAATTGATCTCGCTGCTGGTCTGCGCGTACACGGACCCGCTTACGAATATCTTGCCGCGCGGGGCTGATGCCTGCAGGCGCTGCGCGAGATTTACCGTGTCGCCCATAACGGTATACGCGCCTGGACGGCCCAGGTCACCGGTCGCGACCATGCCATAGTTGATACCGATGGTCAGTGAAAGCTTTTGTTTCTTCTCCCGGTTGAATTCTCCGATCTCCTGCAGCATGTCCATTGCCGACAACACCGCCCGCAGGGGGTCGTCTTCATGGGCGACCGGCGCGCCGAAAACAGCCATGATGCAGTCGCCGATGAATTTATCGACGTACCCTTCATACTTGGTTATGACGCCGGCCAGGCGCTTGAGGCACGCGTCGATAAGGTCCTTGACCTCTTCGGGATCCAGATTTTCGGACAGTGGTGTGAAACCGGAGATGTCGGCAAAAACGACCGCTACAGCCCGGCGCTGGCCGCGTTCATGATCGGTCGGTGCATCGCCCAGCGCTGAGCCGCACTGGTTGCAGAATTTTGATGCGGCGGGATTTTCAAAGCCGCATTTGGGACATTTCATTTAATCGACTGCCGCAACTCATTCGCTTCGGCTTCCAGGATCGGCTTTTTTATTTCCAGGTCCGAGCCTTTTCTGAAAGGCAGAACCCGCAGTATGGCATCGACATAGTCAAGCAGCGCGATCGCTTCATCAACATGTTTCTGCGCATCGATCTTTTTGCGCGCCTGCTTGAGCATGGGTTCGACAATATCCATGGAGAACGGCATGAGCATGCGGGGCGATTTCTTCACCTCGTACAGATAAAGCATGCCCTTATTGTCATCGGTGTTGATCACGGAGTTCACGTCGTAGGTATAGTACACGCCGATCATGCTCAGCGACTCCGGCGGTGTAATGGCTGCGTCGAAATTCATGCCCTCATAGGACTGCACGGTTCGGGAATGCCAGTCATCGCCCGAAAAACTGTAGTACAGGACTATCTCGTACACTCCTTCGGGCGGGATCACCCGGACCAGCAGGTCCTGCGAGTTTTTTAAAAAATACAAGTTCACACTGGTGAACAGTGAAACCGCAAGCAAGATGTTCATACGACCTCCTTTGTTATTGTCATTTAAACATATTCCTGTATCGGCGGGTGAGCGATCATGGCACCGCCCTCATTGCCTGCCCTGATCAAGGCTTTTCTGCATGACATATGCATCATCGCCATCGATATAATATTTACTCCGCGTGTAGGCGATAGTATAGCCTATCTTTCTGTATAATTCAATAGCGCCGCTGTTCGCTGTCCGCACCTCAAGGTAGGCGTGGGTGCAGCCGCGCACCGATGCGTTCCGTTCCAGCTCATCCACAAGCCTGGCAGCCTGCCCTTTTCTCTGGAACCGTGCATCGACAGCGATGTTGGTGATATGGAGCTCGACGTCATAGCAATTCGCCAGGGCGTAAGCTATCACCTGTCGGTCGTGCTCGGTCACCAGCGCGATGGTGCTGGGCCGTTGCAGGTCGCTTTCAAAAAAAGATTTTGGCCAGGGGTTCGGGAAAAGCTCATGTTCCAGTTCGTAGACCTGGTCAATATCGGTGATCGTCATCTGCCGCACTATCCCGCAACCTGTCGCCATGGCTGTGGTCTTGAAGAATTTTTATCAGGCGCGGCGCCGGGACGCCCGGCCGCGCGGTAATGCGTTCCGCTCAGCATCGGTCTTTTTCAAATAGTATGGCTCCAAGGACTCGACAGCATCGAATTGCCCGGCATTAATCCGGACCACGGCAAGACAGGCTACCTTGTAGGCGGATGGAAGAAAGGTCCCGACCGGCAACAACCGGCTGTACGGCGTTTCAAAAGCGATCCCCGATGACTTTAAAATGTCGATCCCCGGACCTCCGATACAGACCTTTTGCTTTTTTCGTCCCCGAGCATGCTGTTTTTTTGCAAGCGCGCGCAGCCCGCGCGGCGTCGTCAGCAGATGATCGCTGATCCGCTGCTCGCGTTCGTAGAACGCAGCATAGAGCTCGCCTTTGTGAGCGTTGATGACGGCACACAGGATACCGCCGCATGCGGTCGAGTCCGCCCCGATGCAGTCAAGCGTATTGATGCTCACGAGCGGAACGCCGTGCGCGTGGCAGATCCCCTTGGCCAGGCTCACGCCGACGCGCAAAGACGTGAACATTCCGGGACCGATCGATACGGCGACCGCGTCCGGCCGGCGGCCCGGAAGCATGGCGAGCAACGACGAGGCTTCCTGGAAGATGCCGGCGTCGCGCGCGCCGGGCTGCAATTCCCGGTCTTTCATGATCTCGTGCACAAGACGCGTGTCATCGCAAAGACAAACGGAGAACAGCGCCGACGAT carries:
- a CDS encoding tetratricopeptide repeat protein produces the protein MKCPKCGFENPAASKFCNQCGSALGDAPTDHERGQRRAVAVVFADISGFTPLSENLDPEEVKDLIDACLKRLAGVITKYEGYVDKFIGDCIMAVFGAPVAHEDDPLRAVLSAMDMLQEIGEFNREKKQKLSLTIGINYGMVATGDLGRPGAYTVMGDTVNLAQRLQASAPRGKIFVSGSVYAQTSSEINYQRRDKIRVKGKKEPVEVYVPSGVVRKYSLRKIKELPFIGRQAELQKLRSICNKMYAGQGQVISVIGEAGIGKSKLVYELRQLLKAGTCLVEGRGIEYLRASPYGVLKEMLKQMLGIAEDPPATASQKIAEYIKRQGDPGLVRAASLFRYILSLELTRDEDNLLESMKPEDRIRMINEALITLFHARTIRSPVVIIFEDCHWIDRETADFMRLLAGAVERCRIMVIAIYRPEFETGSLAKLRYFNAIPLKPLNTGDAVSLLRNIMNCECIDKQLLALLVGKSGGLPFYLHELASNLVQNGLITVQDSVAVLKPGKDFVVPRTLDELVMTKIDRLAPPVRAVVDTAAVIGDEFSVRLLDRLMDLGNALPGHLSQVCDQGILVPLARSVDQPAADVRYGFRHSIIRDAVYNSLLKKEAKKKHFAVATAIENVYAGNLAEYYDALAEHFEKGGERSRAVEYMGKAADHKKALYLNAAAIALYQNILKSLDMSRAKERALVYEKLGEVYSLIGDYQSALHAYHQVGILKTGESVLKIRSHIAVAGVYKNLGTVDAALASLEKASRVLRAEKNLSADEKSLQKVHILTLECWLTRVKGRVAEAEQKGLEAISMINAQPGAKDYGRLKRALADAYYNLAIVYCVKGDFEKAIDLCEDTLMIAEELGDRRGKASVYNILGTVYRSQGKYNEAIEAFEMKLKTSAELGDKSGIGIAYSNLGNVYQNRGEYARAIEYFEKHLDICNEVGDKSGVGLAQNNLGIIYFSNDEYARAIQAFESYLGISKELGDKRGIAIASGNLGEVHESLFDYKKAGELFTTYLAISEELGDRRGKAFAAHSLAIACIETGQFSKALEYLKASRDYMESIGNKVGIGGIYNSIAYLHYRENKLDDALEAALRALKYAEETHAMDVKLNALLHIGRVNGWKAVETKAGADRDGYMKKAAEYFSMALTLAQSQKKRRMQADILLEYANALQALGKTSESRQLSRQAMAIYKELGLADKVKAAQH
- the rimI gene encoding ribosomal protein S18-alanine N-acetyltransferase, giving the protein MATGCGIVRQMTITDIDQVYELEHELFPNPWPKSFFESDLQRPSTIALVTEHDRQVIAYALANCYDVELHITNIAVDARFQRKGQAARLVDELERNASVRGCTHAYLEVRTANSGAIELYRKIGYTIAYTRSKYYIDGDDAYVMQKSLDQGRQ
- the tsaB gene encoding tRNA (adenosine(37)-N6)-threonylcarbamoyltransferase complex dimerization subunit type 1 TsaB; translation: MKILGIETSSALFSVCLCDDTRLVHEIMKDRELQPGARDAGIFQEASSLLAMLPGRRPDAVAVSIGPGMFTSLRVGVSLAKGICHAHGVPLVSINTLDCIGADSTACGGILCAVINAHKGELYAAFYEREQRISDHLLTTPRGLRALAKKQHARGRKKQKVCIGGPGIDILKSSGIAFETPYSRLLPVGTFLPSAYKVACLAVVRINAGQFDAVESLEPYYLKKTDAERNALPRGRASRRRA